In Sporichthya polymorpha DSM 43042, a genomic segment contains:
- a CDS encoding amidohydrolase family protein, whose amino-acid sequence MTRPKVIDAWIQPWTKEVVEGLPDRALHVFKQYGQASRLQDGISLEVMMEEMDAAQVDISLISGGPMVPMHLVLEAMERWPDRLRAVVWTDPTQTSIVRALADLEALVRNYPVCGFKMEAFALWRDPTDRVFYPLYAKCAELGIALQTQVGGTGPLYPSRTGQPLLIDEIALDFPELKIVCGHVGSPWVDEMIHVAWKHPNVFIDTSARLPKYFEPAFTKFLTSFGQDKCIYASDWPVLDFQRPLGQVDSLGLSPEVREKFLVSNAITAFGLDDLRA is encoded by the coding sequence ATGACGCGCCCAAAGGTCATCGACGCCTGGATCCAGCCGTGGACCAAAGAGGTGGTCGAGGGGCTGCCCGACCGGGCTCTCCACGTTTTCAAGCAGTATGGGCAGGCTTCACGACTGCAGGACGGGATTTCGCTCGAGGTCATGATGGAGGAGATGGACGCCGCACAGGTGGACATCTCGCTGATCTCGGGCGGGCCCATGGTGCCCATGCATCTGGTGCTGGAGGCAATGGAACGTTGGCCGGACCGGTTGCGTGCCGTGGTGTGGACAGACCCCACCCAGACGTCCATCGTGCGAGCCCTCGCGGACTTGGAGGCCTTGGTCCGCAACTACCCGGTGTGCGGTTTCAAGATGGAGGCGTTCGCACTCTGGCGTGACCCGACCGATCGCGTCTTCTACCCGCTGTACGCCAAGTGCGCGGAACTGGGCATCGCGCTGCAGACGCAGGTCGGCGGCACGGGACCGCTGTATCCGTCGCGGACCGGGCAGCCGCTGTTGATCGATGAGATCGCGCTCGACTTCCCCGAGCTGAAAATCGTGTGCGGGCACGTCGGCAGCCCGTGGGTGGACGAGATGATCCACGTGGCTTGGAAGCACCCGAACGTCTTCATCGACACCTCGGCCCGCCTGCCGAAGTACTTCGAGCCGGCGTTCACGAAGTTCCTCACCTCTTTCGGTCAGGACAAGTGCATCTACGCCAGTGACTGGCCAGTGCTCGACTTCCAGCGCCCGCTCGGGCAGGTCGACTCGCTCGGCCTGTCGCCCGAGGTCCGCGAGAAGTTCCTCGTGTCCAACGCCATCACGGCGTTCGGCCTCGATGACCTGCGCGCCTGA
- a CDS encoding acyl-CoA dehydrogenase family protein: MDLSLEDYQDLTVKTFRDFFARHATPNRVRETEGSGHDADLWKKFTDLGGATLSVSEPGGGGGNLLDAALVGIEAGRSVAPIPYAEAVAALRLADAAGLSLGDFALGDEPVVVATASPGGAFSGGRLTAPAPYARGGSVAVAALVAIGEELALIDFRAPEVTVQPLANVGRLSLGRVECAAAPVLWSRPDAAALVRRSVHELRLLRAAELVGAGRQALALTLEHLQTRHQFGRPIGSFQAIQHRMVDRLTAVDAAELLVLRAASYDAEQDADQLRYYSALALLQSAEAAELAAKEGLQFFGGYGFTLEYDIHLFLRFAKALSILAKDPDLVDDSLPLRIQSPSKER, encoded by the coding sequence ATGGACCTCTCTCTCGAGGACTACCAGGACCTGACGGTCAAGACGTTCCGGGACTTCTTCGCCCGGCATGCGACCCCGAATCGCGTGCGGGAGACCGAGGGGTCGGGACACGACGCCGACTTGTGGAAGAAGTTCACGGACCTGGGTGGCGCGACCCTGTCGGTATCCGAGCCCGGCGGGGGCGGAGGCAATCTGCTCGACGCGGCCCTCGTCGGGATCGAAGCAGGTCGAAGTGTCGCACCCATCCCCTACGCCGAGGCTGTCGCGGCTCTCCGGCTGGCGGACGCGGCCGGCCTCAGCCTCGGCGACTTCGCGCTCGGCGATGAGCCGGTCGTGGTGGCCACGGCGTCACCGGGGGGAGCGTTCAGCGGCGGTCGCCTCACAGCCCCCGCGCCGTACGCCCGGGGTGGTTCCGTGGCCGTCGCCGCTCTCGTGGCCATCGGTGAGGAACTGGCGCTGATCGATTTTCGCGCGCCTGAGGTGACGGTCCAGCCCCTGGCCAACGTCGGCCGCCTGTCGTTGGGCCGCGTCGAATGTGCGGCGGCGCCGGTACTGTGGAGTCGGCCGGATGCCGCTGCCCTGGTCCGCCGCTCCGTGCATGAGCTCCGGCTGCTCCGCGCGGCTGAGCTGGTGGGCGCGGGGCGTCAGGCGCTGGCACTGACCCTGGAGCACCTCCAGACCAGGCACCAGTTCGGGCGGCCGATCGGCAGCTTCCAGGCGATTCAGCACCGGATGGTCGACCGGCTCACTGCCGTGGACGCCGCCGAACTGCTCGTCCTGCGCGCTGCGTCGTACGACGCCGAACAGGACGCGGACCAGCTGCGTTACTACTCGGCGCTCGCGCTCCTGCAGAGCGCGGAGGCGGCTGAACTGGCGGCGAAAGAAGGCCTGCAGTTCTTCGGCGGTTACGGATTCACCCTCGAGTACGACATTCACCTGTTCCTCCGTTTCGCGAAGGCGCTCTCGATCCTGGCGAAGGATCCCGATCTGGTCGATGACTCGCTGCCGCTCCGTATCCAGTCCCCGTCGAAGGAACGCTGA
- a CDS encoding acyl-CoA dehydrogenase family protein → MSGVALTTEQEQLRASFRDFVDDRVVPVARDIDSNNTWPSDLWHDIRKLGVTGVAFPPEVDGDGGSFLDFVLMIEELARGSAAVALLPAMNVLVASALMAHGSRSLQERYVPRLVRGEIKACWAFTEPATGSDPTAITTCAEKNGDEWVITGGKTFISHSSVADIAVVFCRTGERLTAIVVETDQAGYQAGPRCDLLGLRGADTGEVWLQAATAPLDNTVGDVGDGMAVLVAVESEAKVRGAAMCVGMARAALDASLTYGLQREHRGVPIAKKFPTVQALIADVHAQVESARWLTYRVASMRDSSLDPAADSDFVCMAATAKLVASQAGVRAASQAMQVHGAYGYVNESAISRIYRDVKAYEMIQGTVEIQRVIVARELLRRTRIA, encoded by the coding sequence ATGAGTGGGGTCGCGCTCACCACCGAGCAGGAGCAGTTGCGCGCCTCCTTTCGCGACTTCGTCGACGATCGTGTCGTGCCCGTCGCACGCGACATCGACAGCAACAACACCTGGCCGTCGGATTTGTGGCACGACATTCGCAAGCTCGGGGTCACTGGCGTGGCCTTTCCCCCTGAGGTCGACGGTGACGGCGGTTCGTTCCTCGACTTCGTTCTGATGATCGAGGAACTCGCACGAGGATCCGCTGCGGTGGCGCTGCTGCCGGCCATGAACGTGCTGGTCGCCTCCGCGCTCATGGCGCACGGCAGCAGGAGCCTCCAGGAGCGTTACGTCCCTCGCCTGGTGCGAGGAGAGATCAAGGCCTGCTGGGCATTCACCGAACCGGCGACCGGCTCCGACCCGACCGCGATCACCACATGCGCCGAGAAGAACGGCGACGAGTGGGTGATCACCGGGGGCAAGACCTTCATCAGCCATTCCAGCGTCGCCGACATCGCCGTGGTGTTCTGCCGCACGGGAGAACGGTTGACGGCCATCGTCGTCGAAACCGACCAGGCGGGATACCAGGCCGGCCCACGCTGCGACCTTCTTGGCCTTCGTGGGGCGGACACAGGAGAAGTGTGGCTGCAGGCGGCCACCGCGCCGCTGGACAACACGGTGGGCGATGTCGGTGACGGCATGGCCGTCCTCGTCGCGGTTGAGTCCGAAGCGAAGGTCCGCGGTGCGGCGATGTGCGTCGGCATGGCACGGGCAGCGCTGGACGCCAGCCTGACCTATGGACTCCAGCGCGAGCATCGCGGCGTGCCGATCGCGAAGAAGTTCCCCACGGTGCAAGCGCTGATTGCCGACGTTCACGCCCAGGTCGAGAGCGCGCGGTGGCTGACGTATCGCGTCGCGTCGATGCGGGACAGTTCCCTGGATCCGGCCGCGGACAGCGATTTTGTCTGCATGGCCGCCACCGCCAAGCTCGTCGCATCACAGGCCGGAGTGCGCGCCGCTTCGCAGGCGATGCAGGTGCACGGTGCGTACGGATACGTGAACGAGTCCGCCATCTCCCGGATCTATCGGGACGTCAAAGCCTACGAGATGATCCAAGGAACCGTGGAGATCCAACGGGTCATCGTGGCCCGCGAGTTGCTGCGTAGAACGCGGATTGCGTGA
- a CDS encoding aldehyde dehydrogenase family protein, which yields MHQELMYIDGEWSPSTTGRWREVRNPSTGNVIAEVADGGAQDADRAVAAARRAFDHGPWPRLRPEQRRDTLLRLAEALSARTDIFIRLVTEDAGCPVRLTEMMQVGTPIGQLQDFAEQALLLRPTGNTIDHAPTFGISEVHREPIGVCVGFTPYNFPLFMNIWKLAPAVAMGNTVVLKPSPLTPRAAGELARACEEAGFPPGVVNIVHGDIEVGERLVEHPDVNKISFTGSTAVGKLVMAKAADTVKRVTLELGGKSPSIMLPDADAEMVVRGTLFGSMVHAGQGCVCTTRMLVPSARYDEVVDLLRERASVIQVGPADDYASDIGPVISRAQLEKIEAFVASALEEGAKILVGGRRVEGLGGGYYYEPTVLVDVRNDMRVAQEEIFGPVLSVIRYDTVADAVAIANDSIYGLGAVVWGTNVRAARDVAARISAGTVWVNDFGAVSSKGPFGGFKQSGIGRELSAEAALEYTEPKHIYTVLDQELEQRPYGLVGMEWE from the coding sequence ATGCATCAGGAACTGATGTACATCGACGGCGAGTGGAGCCCCTCAACCACCGGCCGATGGCGCGAGGTTCGCAATCCTTCGACCGGCAACGTTATCGCGGAGGTCGCGGACGGCGGCGCCCAGGACGCAGACCGGGCAGTGGCCGCCGCCCGGCGGGCTTTCGATCATGGCCCGTGGCCGCGTCTGCGTCCGGAGCAACGGCGCGACACCCTGCTCCGGCTGGCGGAGGCACTGTCCGCGCGCACCGACATCTTTATCAGGCTGGTCACCGAGGATGCCGGGTGCCCAGTTCGCCTGACCGAGATGATGCAGGTCGGAACACCAATCGGCCAACTGCAGGACTTCGCGGAGCAAGCCCTGCTGCTCCGACCCACTGGGAACACCATCGACCACGCACCGACCTTCGGCATCAGCGAAGTGCATCGGGAGCCGATCGGCGTGTGCGTCGGTTTCACCCCTTACAACTTTCCCTTGTTCATGAACATCTGGAAGCTGGCGCCGGCTGTGGCGATGGGTAACACCGTTGTGCTCAAGCCGTCGCCGCTGACCCCACGAGCCGCCGGTGAACTGGCGCGGGCGTGCGAGGAAGCCGGCTTTCCGCCCGGGGTCGTGAACATCGTGCATGGTGATATCGAGGTCGGCGAACGGCTCGTCGAACACCCGGATGTCAACAAGATTTCCTTCACGGGAAGTACGGCGGTCGGAAAGCTCGTGATGGCCAAGGCGGCGGACACCGTCAAACGCGTCACGCTCGAGCTCGGGGGCAAGTCGCCGAGCATCATGCTTCCTGATGCCGACGCCGAGATGGTGGTGCGAGGGACGCTGTTCGGTTCGATGGTCCACGCCGGCCAGGGGTGCGTGTGCACGACCCGGATGCTGGTGCCGTCGGCGCGGTACGACGAGGTCGTGGATCTGCTCCGGGAGCGGGCGTCGGTCATCCAGGTTGGGCCGGCGGACGACTATGCCTCCGACATCGGCCCGGTGATCAGTCGGGCCCAGTTGGAGAAGATCGAAGCGTTCGTCGCCTCCGCGTTGGAGGAAGGCGCCAAGATCCTGGTGGGCGGCCGTCGGGTCGAAGGCCTCGGCGGCGGGTACTACTACGAGCCCACCGTGCTGGTCGACGTCCGCAACGACATGCGCGTCGCCCAGGAGGAGATCTTCGGGCCGGTGCTGTCGGTCATCCGCTACGACACTGTCGCGGATGCGGTGGCGATCGCGAACGACAGCATCTACGGACTTGGGGCAGTCGTATGGGGCACCAACGTCCGGGCGGCGCGTGACGTCGCGGCGCGGATTTCCGCCGGGACGGTTTGGGTGAACGACTTCGGAGCGGTGTCCTCCAAGGGGCCCTTCGGTGGCTTCAAGCAGAGCGGGATCGGGCGCGAGCTGTCCGCCGAAGCGGCCCTGGAATACACCGAACCCAAGCACATCTACACCGTGCTCGACCAGGAGCTCGAGCAGCGGCCGTACGGACTCGTGGGAATGGAGTGGGAATGA
- a CDS encoding SCP2 sterol-binding domain-containing protein, translating to MVQFGTVQVYEAMAELLNADPEWADKGKNITYTMVFEYRAPVDKAFLVRFDAGKVMDVRELASPDAEPADFVISGDPETWRAVLEKRTSPTAAMTRGQLKVQGKMSVLLKNMSAFSHILDSMTKIEFS from the coding sequence ATGGTGCAATTCGGAACGGTGCAGGTGTACGAAGCGATGGCGGAGCTGCTCAACGCGGATCCCGAGTGGGCCGACAAGGGCAAGAACATCACCTACACCATGGTGTTCGAGTACCGGGCGCCGGTCGACAAAGCGTTCCTGGTGCGGTTCGACGCGGGCAAGGTCATGGATGTTCGTGAGTTGGCCTCTCCGGACGCCGAACCGGCCGATTTCGTCATCTCCGGCGATCCCGAGACGTGGCGCGCGGTTCTCGAAAAGCGCACCAGTCCGACCGCCGCGATGACCCGGGGTCAGCTCAAGGTGCAGGGGAAGATGTCGGTCCTGTTGAAGAACATGTCGGCGTTCAGTCACATCCTCGACTCGATGACGAAGATCGAGTTCAGCTGA
- a CDS encoding enoyl-CoA hydratase/isomerase family protein, with the protein MTTRSEVTTAQHDGYVTLTLNAPERRNALTIPMVQELTAAIGSAAQDPVNHAVVLTGAGTVFCSGADRNMISELTELAPEAIATRVYGHFQGLVRAIVDAEVPIVAAVNGAALGAGCDLALACDCRLVTPGARFEETWIRLGLLPGMGAMSLLAPLVGLGTARNMLYRAESIDGTRAYELGLAEAVTEAESLEELVGQWITPLTTAPRSALSSLKRGTRRATLRFLEDDLDFVSSRQGMRIASDDVRSRLASLVTSGVGR; encoded by the coding sequence ATGACCACGCGGTCCGAGGTGACCACGGCCCAGCACGACGGGTACGTCACGCTGACTCTCAACGCACCCGAGCGCCGAAACGCCTTGACCATCCCCATGGTGCAGGAACTCACGGCCGCGATCGGGTCTGCGGCCCAGGACCCGGTAAATCATGCTGTCGTGCTCACGGGGGCGGGAACGGTGTTCTGCTCAGGTGCGGACCGGAACATGATCTCGGAGCTCACCGAGCTTGCGCCTGAGGCGATCGCAACCCGGGTGTATGGCCACTTTCAGGGACTTGTTCGCGCGATCGTTGATGCCGAGGTTCCCATTGTGGCCGCGGTCAACGGCGCGGCGCTCGGAGCGGGCTGCGATCTCGCCTTGGCCTGCGACTGCCGACTTGTCACGCCGGGAGCCAGATTCGAGGAGACCTGGATCAGGCTCGGACTGCTGCCCGGCATGGGCGCGATGTCACTGCTGGCCCCTCTGGTCGGGCTGGGAACTGCACGAAACATGCTGTACCGCGCAGAGTCGATCGACGGAACACGTGCGTACGAACTCGGGCTGGCGGAAGCGGTGACCGAAGCGGAGTCGCTGGAGGAGTTGGTGGGTCAGTGGATCACTCCGCTCACGACCGCGCCACGCAGCGCGCTCTCGTCCCTCAAGCGGGGCACCCGCCGCGCAACGTTACGTTTCCTTGAGGACGACCTGGATTTCGTTAGCAGCCGGCAGGGGATGCGCATCGCGTCCGACGACGTCCGATCGCGCCTGGCCTCGCTGGT
- a CDS encoding acetyl-CoA acetyltransferase translates to MNRTPCAIVGVGLSEYGRETGKTSLRLHYDAAAAALGDAGLTFADVDGLFSCAITGSLHGNLLPEYLGISPRYVDSTSLGGGTWESFVEHACAAISAGLCEVALLVYGSAQRTEFGSKLGTGLRVAASGPAQYYSPHGITVVGAYAMAAQRYMAQYGVTSEQLAEVAVTMRRNAGRNPGAMYRDPITVDDVLSSRLIADPLHMLDCCVVTDGGGAVVITSAARARDLAATPVHVKGAASAFSHDSIVAMDDMTYLAPAARASDRALEMAGLQIADIDLLQVYDSYTITVLLTLEALGLCKPGEAGDFVAGGRLGYDGSLPTNTDGGGLSSNHPGMRGIFLLIEAVLQLRRTAGPWQVERPLTTALCNGTGGQLSACSAVVLSVEA, encoded by the coding sequence GTGAATCGAACTCCCTGCGCGATCGTCGGCGTCGGTCTCAGCGAGTACGGGCGTGAGACCGGCAAGACCAGCTTGCGGCTGCACTACGACGCGGCGGCAGCGGCGCTGGGCGACGCGGGGCTGACCTTCGCCGACGTCGATGGCCTGTTCAGCTGCGCGATCACGGGCTCTCTGCACGGCAATCTGCTGCCCGAGTATCTGGGGATCTCGCCGAGGTACGTCGACTCGACGTCGTTGGGCGGCGGGACGTGGGAGTCCTTCGTCGAGCACGCGTGCGCCGCGATCTCCGCGGGCCTGTGCGAGGTGGCGTTACTGGTCTACGGCAGCGCCCAGCGGACCGAGTTCGGATCCAAGCTCGGAACAGGCCTCCGGGTAGCGGCGTCCGGTCCGGCGCAGTACTACTCGCCGCATGGCATCACGGTCGTCGGCGCCTACGCCATGGCTGCTCAGCGCTACATGGCGCAGTACGGCGTGACTTCGGAGCAGCTGGCCGAGGTCGCGGTGACGATGCGGCGCAACGCCGGACGCAACCCCGGCGCGATGTATCGGGATCCGATCACCGTCGACGACGTGTTGTCGTCCCGCCTGATCGCGGATCCGCTCCACATGCTCGATTGCTGTGTCGTGACCGACGGCGGCGGCGCGGTCGTGATCACCAGCGCGGCGCGAGCTCGTGATCTCGCCGCCACGCCCGTCCACGTCAAGGGCGCCGCAAGCGCGTTCTCGCACGACTCGATCGTGGCGATGGACGACATGACCTATCTGGCCCCGGCTGCGCGGGCGTCCGACCGGGCGCTCGAGATGGCCGGCCTTCAGATCGCGGACATCGACCTGCTCCAGGTCTACGACTCCTACACCATCACGGTCCTGTTGACGCTGGAGGCACTCGGCCTGTGCAAGCCCGGCGAGGCCGGTGACTTCGTCGCCGGCGGTCGCCTCGGGTACGACGGCTCTCTCCCGACCAACACCGACGGAGGCGGATTGTCGTCCAACCACCCGGGCATGCGTGGCATCTTCCTCCTGATCGAAGCGGTTCTGCAGCTACGCCGGACGGCTGGGCCGTGGCAGGTCGAACGGCCGTTGACCACCGCCCTGTGCAACGGCACGGGTGGGCAACTCTCGGCGTGCTCCGCGGTCGTCCTGAGTGTGGAGGCCTGA
- a CDS encoding acyl-CoA dehydrogenase family protein, with translation MDFRNSAQDSGFTAEVRAFFESHVTPEITARVDQDGTLHDAGLHEAIAARRWIGAAWPADVGGLGMDAAEFSAFWEIAQYCRAPIDGQLVTEMVGLTIARLGTEELKQAILPRVISGEVLISLGYTEPDSGSDVAAAKTTAVPVDGGYLINGAKMFTTLAHVADYVFLLARTDPTVSKHRGLTMFLVPTDVEGFEVRAVDTFGGERTNATFYDNVFVPDRLRVGAENDGWAVVMTALDVERASIRGYVGQARRLLDDLLEALQEDPGRLESSATRHALSAVNTKIEAAAALADRVFCIIAKGEIPNTEAAMFKLFVTDVFKDLSHLALDLVGPAALLTGADGSAPVSGHLEHSFRHAQIATIYGGSNEIQRNIIAGRALRLPVA, from the coding sequence ATGGACTTCCGCAATAGTGCTCAGGACTCGGGGTTCACGGCCGAGGTCCGGGCGTTCTTCGAGTCGCACGTCACCCCCGAGATCACCGCCCGCGTCGACCAGGACGGAACCCTGCACGACGCCGGCCTGCACGAGGCGATCGCGGCACGGCGGTGGATCGGCGCGGCCTGGCCGGCCGACGTCGGCGGGCTCGGCATGGATGCCGCCGAGTTCTCCGCCTTCTGGGAGATCGCGCAGTACTGCCGCGCACCGATCGACGGCCAGTTGGTGACCGAGATGGTCGGTCTGACGATCGCGCGGCTGGGAACCGAAGAGCTGAAGCAGGCGATCCTGCCCCGCGTGATCTCGGGAGAGGTGCTCATCTCCCTCGGCTACACCGAGCCGGATTCCGGTTCGGATGTCGCTGCTGCCAAGACGACGGCGGTCCCCGTCGACGGCGGTTACCTGATCAACGGCGCGAAGATGTTCACCACTCTCGCGCACGTCGCGGACTATGTTTTCCTGTTGGCGCGAACGGATCCGACCGTGAGCAAGCACCGCGGGCTCACGATGTTCCTCGTGCCGACCGACGTCGAGGGATTCGAGGTCCGAGCGGTCGACACCTTCGGCGGCGAGCGCACCAACGCCACGTTCTACGACAACGTCTTCGTGCCGGACCGCCTGCGGGTCGGTGCTGAGAACGACGGCTGGGCCGTCGTCATGACCGCCCTCGACGTCGAACGCGCTTCGATCCGGGGGTATGTCGGCCAGGCCCGCCGTCTGCTCGACGACCTGTTGGAAGCACTCCAGGAAGATCCGGGACGACTGGAATCGTCGGCGACCCGGCACGCTCTCTCGGCGGTCAACACGAAGATTGAGGCGGCCGCGGCGCTGGCCGACCGCGTCTTCTGCATCATCGCGAAGGGTGAGATCCCGAATACCGAGGCCGCGATGTTCAAGCTTTTCGTCACCGACGTCTTCAAGGACCTCTCGCACCTGGCGCTTGACCTGGTCGGGCCGGCAGCTCTGCTCACCGGCGCAGATGGGTCCGCTCCGGTGAGCGGCCACCTCGAGCACTCGTTCCGCCATGCCCAGATCGCCACGATCTACGGCGGGAGCAACGAGATCCAGCGCAACATCATCGCGGGCCGTGCCCTGAGATTGCCGGTGGCGTGA
- a CDS encoding Zn-ribbon domain-containing OB-fold protein, whose product MADVKRVLPAVDAESREFWEAAARGEFAYKRCVSCGRAHWYPRPHCPYCHADGTTWESTAGGGTVYTFTVIRQNSSSAFRDWVPYAMGMVDLDGGPRVFARFVGDISGLAVGSRVEVSHERVGDVDVPVFVTAAEVP is encoded by the coding sequence GTGGCAGACGTGAAGCGAGTGCTCCCGGCAGTCGATGCCGAATCGCGGGAGTTCTGGGAGGCGGCGGCCCGGGGCGAGTTCGCCTACAAGCGGTGTGTCTCATGCGGGCGGGCGCACTGGTACCCGCGTCCGCACTGTCCCTACTGTCATGCGGACGGAACCACGTGGGAAAGCACCGCGGGCGGCGGGACCGTGTACACGTTCACCGTGATCCGCCAGAACTCGTCGTCGGCGTTCCGCGACTGGGTGCCGTACGCCATGGGCATGGTCGACCTCGACGGCGGTCCCCGCGTGTTCGCGCGGTTCGTTGGTGACATCAGCGGCCTGGCTGTCGGCAGTCGGGTTGAGGTGTCACACGAGCGGGTCGGCGACGTCGATGTCCCAGTGTTCGTGACCGCGGCCGAGGTTCCCTGA
- a CDS encoding enoyl-CoA hydratase/isomerase family protein, whose translation MTDPVLYSKDPKTHIARLTFNRPDKLNALTMHMYDLMCEYLNDAAEDDDIKVIILKGNGGAFSSGQDMNEVYEWYNTPGDDRRPSQRRRLTVDRKTFGQYHELLFHNKVTIAQVEGFALGGGFEFLMSCDLTVVAEGTKVGMPATRFLGPVLGNLHLFFYRLGPVLAKDLLLTGRIALSDELAPHGCFTRFVAPSELESATEELAATVARMPADGIVIAKECYRLVEESMGLGLSEICSSLLHAYGTNLRFEKDEFNFVRTRAQNGVTKAFDLRDEFFAGKSSS comes from the coding sequence GTGACTGACCCCGTGCTGTACAGCAAGGACCCCAAGACACACATCGCGCGCCTGACGTTCAATCGTCCGGACAAGCTCAACGCGCTGACGATGCACATGTACGACCTCATGTGCGAGTACCTGAACGACGCGGCCGAGGACGACGACATCAAGGTCATCATCCTCAAGGGCAACGGCGGTGCCTTCTCGTCCGGACAGGACATGAACGAGGTCTACGAGTGGTACAACACGCCAGGCGACGACCGGCGGCCCAGCCAGCGGCGGCGTCTCACCGTCGACCGTAAGACCTTCGGTCAGTATCACGAGCTGCTGTTCCACAACAAAGTGACGATTGCTCAGGTCGAAGGTTTCGCTCTGGGTGGTGGCTTTGAGTTCCTCATGAGCTGTGACCTGACGGTCGTGGCGGAGGGCACGAAGGTCGGGATGCCGGCTACGCGCTTTCTCGGGCCGGTGCTCGGAAACCTTCACTTGTTCTTCTACCGGTTGGGGCCGGTACTCGCGAAGGATCTTCTTCTCACGGGGCGTATCGCGCTCTCGGATGAGTTGGCGCCCCACGGATGCTTCACACGTTTTGTCGCGCCCAGCGAACTCGAGTCGGCAACTGAGGAACTGGCTGCGACCGTTGCGCGCATGCCAGCGGATGGCATTGTCATCGCGAAGGAGTGCTACCGCTTGGTCGAAGAGAGCATGGGCCTCGGTTTGTCCGAGATCTGTAGCTCTCTGCTCCACGCCTATGGCACCAATTTGCGGTTCGAGAAGGACGAGTTCAACTTCGTCCGGACCCGGGCACAGAACGGGGTCACCAAGGCCTTCGACCTCCGCGACGAGTTCTTCGCCGGCAAGTCTTCGTCCTAA